The following proteins are encoded in a genomic region of Reichenbachiella sp.:
- the xerA gene encoding site-specific tyrosine recombinase/integron integrase: MIGLKFYPDKVIQALVKDLPEVRWSEKFGMVYLPNHSENLNLIFSKFKGVCWINCSHFFPNRPVRNGHEELSVDSYRQRLPKEGWRYCPEEFYQKLELKKYATSTARAYITLFEKFINYYENEPINELSEIQINAYLKFLIGEKRSDAYINQSINAIKFYYEVVMGMPNRFYEVDRPQKKEKLPEVLSHKEVMKMIGVTQNIKHRCIISLLYSAGLRRGELLNLIPTDIESNRMMIKVRDGKRGKDRYTLLNESMLNELRQYFKEYRPTKFLFESAKKEPYSGTSVGKIVSKAAKKAGIRKRVTPHMLRHSFATHFLENGTDIRYIQTLLGHNSTQTTEIYTHVANTSFKQIINPLDLGKNI; the protein is encoded by the coding sequence ATGATTGGTCTTAAATTTTATCCTGACAAGGTAATTCAGGCACTTGTGAAAGATTTGCCTGAAGTTAGATGGAGTGAAAAATTTGGCATGGTGTATCTACCCAACCATTCTGAAAACTTGAATCTTATTTTTTCAAAATTCAAAGGAGTATGCTGGATTAACTGCTCGCATTTCTTTCCAAATAGACCCGTCAGAAACGGACATGAGGAGCTATCTGTAGACAGCTACCGTCAGCGACTACCCAAAGAAGGCTGGAGATATTGTCCGGAGGAGTTTTATCAGAAACTGGAATTAAAAAAATACGCTACAAGTACTGCACGGGCTTACATTACGCTATTTGAAAAATTTATCAATTACTATGAAAATGAGCCAATCAATGAGCTTTCAGAAATACAGATTAATGCCTATTTAAAATTTCTAATTGGCGAGAAGCGTTCTGATGCCTATATCAATCAATCCATCAATGCTATCAAGTTTTATTACGAAGTAGTGATGGGAATGCCCAATCGATTTTATGAAGTGGATCGACCACAAAAAAAGGAGAAGTTACCTGAGGTGCTTAGTCATAAAGAAGTGATGAAGATGATTGGCGTTACACAGAATATCAAACATCGATGCATCATAAGTTTACTTTATTCTGCAGGATTGCGCCGTGGAGAATTGCTCAACCTCATTCCAACGGACATTGAAAGCAACAGAATGATGATCAAAGTGCGAGACGGAAAACGAGGCAAAGATCGATATACATTGCTCAATGAAAGTATGCTGAATGAATTGCGTCAATATTTTAAGGAATATCGACCAACTAAATTCTTATTTGAAAGTGCGAAAAAAGAGCCCTACAGCGGAACGAGCGTTGGTAAAATAGTGAGCAAAGCGGCAAAAAAGGCAGGCATCAGGAAGCGAGTCACCCCTCATATGCTCCGACATTCTTTTGCTACACATTTTCTAGAGAATGGAACCGATATTCGATATATCCAGACGCTGCTGGGTCATAATTCTACGCAAACCACAGAAATCTATACTCACGTTGCCAATACGAGTTTCAAACAAATTATTAATCCATTAGATTTGGGAAAAAACATATAG
- a CDS encoding metalloregulator ArsR/SmtB family transcription factor produces MRRDIFQAIADPVRRDIIELLAENALTVNAVAEQFDVSRPAISKHLKILKECDVIDIKQKGRERYCIIQPKTLIPAFVWMEQYRELWENKLDSFEKYLNKLQTEKSKP; encoded by the coding sequence ATGCGACGAGACATATTTCAGGCCATAGCCGATCCGGTAAGAAGAGACATCATAGAGCTACTTGCAGAGAACGCTCTAACTGTAAATGCAGTGGCTGAACAATTCGATGTGAGCAGACCAGCGATTTCCAAACATTTGAAAATTCTAAAGGAATGCGATGTTATTGATATCAAACAAAAAGGACGAGAGCGATACTGTATCATCCAACCGAAAACGTTAATTCCTGCTTTTGTATGGATGGAACAGTACCGCGAATTGTGGGAGAATAAACTTGACTCTTTTGAAAAGTACTTAAATAAACTTCAAACAGAAAAATCTAAACCATGA
- a CDS encoding DMT family transporter, protein MNRSITLLLLILTMLFWAVNFHVTKIALAHYSPMAVAFWRFLFGVIILIGVMAIQYGKGLMKVRISLRSFGLICLVSFFGIFLTIYFFNKGLQTASAVSGSLILATSPIMTAILAYFFLNRKFSSIQLGAMAISIIGVVILLVKGDFSKLLEMELETGDLYILGMALVFSLSQIIVDKYLSGVNSILMTTISVIIGLLMFTAVSTPELMTTPLPMEWSFWISVSFMGILGTGVGYVAFYYAVVKLGATTTALYGNLIPFFTVMLAIPFGEEVFTSQLIGGLVIISGLLLFGQSKKG, encoded by the coding sequence ATGAATCGTTCGATTACGCTCTTGCTGCTTATTTTGACCATGCTCTTTTGGGCAGTCAATTTTCACGTGACTAAGATTGCTTTAGCTCACTACTCTCCAATGGCAGTGGCCTTCTGGCGATTCTTGTTTGGGGTAATTATCCTGATAGGGGTGATGGCCATACAATACGGCAAGGGTTTGATGAAAGTCAGAATATCTCTTCGATCTTTTGGCTTGATCTGTCTAGTGTCTTTTTTCGGAATCTTCCTGACCATTTACTTCTTTAATAAAGGGCTGCAAACGGCCAGTGCGGTGAGTGGGTCATTGATTTTGGCAACCAGTCCGATCATGACGGCCATTCTGGCTTATTTTTTCCTTAATCGAAAATTCTCATCCATTCAATTAGGCGCTATGGCCATTAGCATCATAGGTGTGGTCATTCTTTTGGTGAAAGGAGACTTTTCTAAGCTTTTGGAAATGGAACTGGAAACCGGGGATCTATATATACTAGGTATGGCGCTGGTGTTTTCACTTTCTCAAATTATTGTGGACAAATATCTGTCAGGTGTCAATTCGATCTTGATGACTACCATTAGCGTTATTATCGGGTTGTTAATGTTTACAGCAGTATCCACACCAGAACTCATGACTACTCCATTACCGATGGAATGGTCTTTTTGGATAAGTGTCAGTTTTATGGGGATACTCGGCACAGGCGTAGGATACGTAGCTTTTTATTATGCCGTGGTCAAATTAGGAGCTACTACCACAGCTCTTTATGGCAATTTGATTCCTTTCTTTACGGTGATGCTGGCTATTCCTTTTGGTGAAGAAGTTTTCACCTCGCAGCTGATCGGAGGATTAGTGATTATCAGTGGCCTGTTGTTATTTGGGCAAAGTAAAAAAGGATGA
- a CDS encoding serine hydrolase domain-containing protein produces the protein MTNKTRNITRFLLFTGTVISLFFVPWTLVWAWIRPLPDTLPAQMEEAIGYGYEGMIVYVDQAGEAPSYYAAGWHDREKRIPADPHALFKIASISKLYDAVAVTKLVSAGRLSLDKTLADYLPELADRIENAEKITLRNMIQHRSGIVNYTNAPNFWAAPSRTYEENLSLILDLPANFDPGEDYEYCNTNYLLLGRIMSNELGHDTFRFVQNEILEPLNLTNTYESLKETNMDDVMSGYHVGHPYDLKPDDLGMVATAEDVGLFLRALNDGSVFENDEQEIYTSIYKYEHSGWVPGYQSFANYYKDIDTVVIQFYNTTDKDLLLWNLSEIINNRLRKILGKR, from the coding sequence ATGACCAATAAAACCAGAAACATTACCAGATTTCTATTATTCACAGGAACCGTAATCTCTTTGTTCTTCGTGCCCTGGACTTTGGTCTGGGCGTGGATACGGCCGCTGCCCGATACGCTGCCAGCGCAAATGGAAGAAGCCATCGGATATGGCTATGAGGGCATGATCGTCTATGTAGATCAGGCAGGCGAAGCCCCTTCCTATTATGCAGCGGGATGGCATGATAGAGAAAAACGCATACCCGCAGATCCTCACGCGCTGTTCAAAATTGCGAGTATCAGCAAGCTATATGATGCCGTAGCCGTAACCAAATTGGTAAGTGCCGGGCGATTGTCATTGGACAAAACACTCGCTGATTACCTGCCAGAATTGGCAGACAGAATAGAAAATGCTGAGAAGATCACATTGCGAAACATGATTCAGCATCGAAGCGGGATTGTCAATTATACAAATGCACCAAACTTCTGGGCAGCTCCTTCTCGAACTTATGAGGAAAATCTTTCCTTGATTCTGGACCTACCGGCAAACTTTGATCCAGGAGAAGACTATGAATATTGCAACACCAACTACCTACTGCTTGGAAGGATCATGAGTAATGAGCTAGGGCACGACACCTTCCGATTTGTGCAAAATGAAATCCTGGAGCCTCTCAATCTGACCAATACCTATGAATCACTGAAAGAAACAAATATGGACGATGTAATGAGTGGTTACCATGTTGGACATCCGTACGATTTAAAGCCTGACGATCTTGGAATGGTAGCAACAGCTGAAGATGTCGGCCTCTTCTTAAGAGCATTGAATGACGGATCAGTGTTCGAAAACGATGAGCAAGAAATCTATACTTCTATTTACAAATATGAGCATTCTGGCTGGGTACCAGGCTATCAAAGTTTTGCCAATTACTATAAAGATATAGACACAGTAGTCATTCAATTCTACAACACTACTGATAAAGACTTACTACTCTGGAACCTCTCAGAGATAATTAATAATCGGTTGAGAAAAATATTGGGCAAGCGATAA
- a CDS encoding DUF4157 domain-containing protein, whose amino-acid sequence MKTHAIKNQEGKKTIAESVTKSKKIARGTFQFVDKRPETHQLKKIQELANNNPSPTYPIQKKRNNTGLPDNLKSGIESLSGYSMNDVKVNYNSAKPAQLNAHAYAQGTEIHLASGQEKHLPHEAWHVVQQKQGRVKPTLQMKGKVNVNDDVGLEKEADVMGAKAIQMNFINPVKEKIVANGVVQRKVDWHQNSNTLNNSNSVVQRTPSSLRVNKEWSAPSGYIKNPAKQLKESLEAYASIRTDANLDERTVKLNIVEGEINNFRRNHPVNQIEPGSVVMKVMAHLGTLERMIAEERAQIAQSRDAQTGGHPQVRHGADLSDLALIDRLIRQQDRADDNATSDTSSRFDNDVQMNDSMTDATTELNNARLATDAAFTPLIAAHTASWNALIPTGGTPGFNAAKKVVNTTYKNLKAEKTNNNHLATAAGGGTRIPIKLYNELNFAAMNAAPLGIPTAVNNLVKSTQRGYAIKNPQKAPFGRAFELTANAKAALAAAKAAAKAAGKPLDPLWHTRGGELPAQAAAQPQATLTVRRPGIMDVTALPPATGWQLITHYPIPAIAGKEITG is encoded by the coding sequence GTGAAAACACATGCTATAAAAAATCAAGAGGGCAAAAAAACAATTGCTGAGTCTGTCACCAAATCGAAGAAAATAGCAAGGGGGACATTTCAATTTGTGGACAAGCGTCCTGAAACGCACCAATTGAAAAAAATTCAAGAACTAGCTAACAATAATCCATCTCCCACCTACCCTATCCAAAAAAAGAGAAACAACACAGGCCTGCCTGATAATCTCAAATCTGGTATTGAAAGTCTGTCGGGTTACTCTATGAATGATGTAAAAGTCAATTACAATTCTGCTAAGCCTGCTCAACTCAATGCTCATGCTTATGCTCAAGGAACGGAGATTCATTTAGCCTCAGGACAAGAAAAACATTTACCTCATGAAGCATGGCATGTGGTGCAGCAGAAGCAAGGGCGGGTTAAACCTACCCTGCAAATGAAAGGGAAAGTAAATGTAAATGATGATGTCGGATTGGAGAAAGAAGCGGATGTGATGGGGGCGAAGGCAATACAGATGAATTTTATTAATCCAGTTAAAGAAAAAATAGTTGCAAACGGTGTTGTTCAAAGAAAAGTTGATTGGCACCAAAACTCAAATACATTGAATAATTCAAATTCAGTTGTCCAAAGAACTCCAAGTTCATTGAGGGTAAATAAAGAATGGAGCGCACCAAGTGGGTATATTAAAAACCCTGCCAAACAGTTAAAAGAAAGTTTAGAGGCCTACGCCAGTATTCGAACAGATGCTAACCTAGATGAAAGAACAGTAAAACTAAATATCGTAGAAGGTGAAATAAATAACTTTCGAAGAAACCACCCTGTTAACCAAATTGAACCCGGAAGTGTAGTAATGAAGGTAATGGCCCACTTGGGCACATTAGAGCGCATGATTGCCGAAGAACGTGCTCAAATTGCACAATCACGCGATGCTCAAACAGGAGGTCATCCACAAGTTAGGCATGGAGCTGACTTATCAGATCTAGCGTTAATTGACCGTTTAATTCGACAACAAGATCGAGCAGATGACAATGCAACATCTGATACCAGCTCACGATTCGATAATGACGTGCAAATGAACGATTCAATGACTGATGCTACAACGGAATTAAATAATGCCCGATTAGCAACTGATGCTGCCTTTACACCTTTGATTGCAGCTCATACAGCTAGCTGGAATGCTCTAATTCCTACTGGAGGAACACCTGGTTTTAATGCAGCAAAAAAGGTAGTTAACACAACATATAAAAATTTGAAAGCTGAAAAAACGAATAATAATCATTTGGCTACTGCTGCTGGAGGAGGAACTAGAATTCCTATCAAACTTTACAATGAGTTGAACTTTGCAGCAATGAATGCCGCTCCTTTAGGAATACCAACTGCCGTAAATAATTTGGTAAAATCAACGCAGAGAGGATATGCAATTAAGAATCCTCAAAAAGCTCCATTTGGAAGAGCCTTTGAATTAACTGCAAATGCAAAAGCAGCTCTCGCGGCTGCTAAGGCTGCAGCAAAAGCAGCAGGAAAACCACTTGATCCTCTGTGGCATACCAGAGGAGGTGAACTTCCTGCACAAGCTGCTGCCCAACCTCAGGCAACATTAACTGTTAGAAGACCTGGAATAATGGATGTTACGGCTCTCCCCCCCGCTACAGGCTGGCAGTTAATTACTCATTACCCTATTCCCGCCATTGCTGGAAAAGAAATAACTGGATAG
- a CDS encoding ABC transporter ATP-binding protein produces MSEIIKTTEIGRKYVMGAETIHALKTISISIKKGEYVAFMGPSGSGKSTLMNIIGCLDTPSAGTYILNNHDVSDLDENELAEIRNKEIGFVFQTFNLLPRSTALENVALPLVYAGMGKSDREERALEVLEGVGLADRALHRPNELSGGQRQRVAIARALVNNPSIILADEPTGNLDTKTSYDIMELFEQLHSQGNTIIMVTHEEDIAQYAHRIIRLRDGVIESDERNIDIRKVAPVEEVE; encoded by the coding sequence ATGTCTGAAATAATTAAGACCACTGAAATAGGCAGAAAATACGTGATGGGTGCGGAAACGATTCATGCGCTCAAGACGATAAGTATTTCAATCAAAAAAGGCGAATATGTCGCGTTTATGGGACCATCGGGTTCTGGTAAGTCTACTTTGATGAATATCATTGGGTGCCTGGATACGCCAAGTGCTGGTACATACATCTTAAACAATCATGACGTCTCTGACCTGGATGAAAACGAATTGGCTGAGATAAGAAACAAAGAGATTGGCTTTGTATTTCAAACATTCAATTTGTTACCGAGATCAACTGCCTTAGAAAATGTGGCACTGCCATTGGTCTATGCCGGCATGGGTAAATCCGATCGGGAGGAGCGCGCGCTTGAGGTACTAGAAGGTGTAGGGTTAGCAGATCGTGCTTTGCATAGACCAAATGAGCTCTCCGGTGGTCAAAGGCAGCGAGTAGCCATCGCCAGAGCATTGGTAAACAACCCGAGTATCATTCTGGCAGATGAGCCTACCGGGAATTTGGATACCAAAACTTCCTATGATATCATGGAATTGTTTGAACAGCTTCACTCGCAAGGCAATACCATCATTATGGTAACCCACGAAGAGGATATCGCACAGTATGCCCATCGTATTATTCGTTTGAGAGATGGGGTGATCGAAAGCGACGAGAGGAATATAGATATTAGAAAAGTAGCTCCAGTCGAGGAAGTAGAATAG
- a CDS encoding serine hydrolase domain-containing protein — translation MKKSISISLPTIPSIALAYVMVLLSGCALGLRPLPNTVEEQLKDAVDHGMDGVIVCVNRPGEIQLYAAGWKNREDQIPADPNALFKIASISKLYIAAATILLISEEKLSLDQTLGELIPEVEGKIEYANEITLKMMIQHRSGLLDYSFEPEVAGESFVDHLSFAARIYDKPAVFKPNKKYGYSNSNYLLIGEILDRTLGYSHHKYIREEILEPLGLKNTYNVPSEVDMQKVMSGYLKSGGSDLRDLEFPLPGGSMIATAEDVSIFLRALIDGTLFSPDEQAIYTSVYPYEHTGWLPGYTSIARYHSEMDAVVVQFVSTSGKEIYWLRLKSVYKRTIRILKNKTEI, via the coding sequence ATGAAAAAGAGCATATCAATATCTCTTCCAACCATTCCATCGATAGCATTAGCTTATGTCATGGTTCTTTTGTCGGGTTGTGCTTTGGGACTACGGCCTCTGCCAAACACAGTTGAGGAACAATTAAAAGATGCGGTAGATCATGGTATGGATGGTGTCATCGTTTGTGTGAATCGACCGGGTGAAATTCAATTGTATGCAGCAGGATGGAAAAACAGAGAAGACCAAATTCCCGCCGATCCAAATGCATTGTTCAAAATCGCTAGTATCAGTAAGCTATATATAGCTGCAGCTACTATCTTGTTGATATCTGAGGAAAAACTGTCACTGGATCAGACACTTGGCGAACTGATCCCTGAAGTTGAAGGCAAGATTGAATACGCTAATGAAATCACACTCAAAATGATGATTCAACATAGAAGTGGGTTGCTAGATTATAGTTTTGAGCCAGAGGTTGCAGGAGAATCATTTGTCGATCACCTCTCATTTGCCGCAAGAATTTATGATAAACCGGCGGTTTTTAAACCTAACAAGAAATATGGCTACTCTAACAGCAACTATTTATTAATCGGTGAAATCTTGGATCGGACATTAGGTTACTCCCATCATAAGTACATTCGTGAAGAAATATTAGAGCCACTTGGTTTAAAAAACACCTACAATGTTCCAAGCGAGGTAGATATGCAAAAAGTCATGAGTGGCTACCTAAAAAGTGGGGGATCTGACTTAAGAGATTTGGAATTTCCTTTGCCTGGAGGATCCATGATTGCCACTGCGGAGGATGTGAGTATCTTTTTGAGGGCGCTCATTGATGGCACCTTATTCTCACCTGATGAGCAGGCCATTTATACATCGGTATATCCTTACGAACATACAGGTTGGTTACCAGGCTATACGAGCATCGCACGTTACCATAGCGAAATGGATGCAGTAGTAGTGCAGTTCGTAAGTACTAGTGGCAAAGAAATATATTGGCTCAGACTCAAAAGTGTCTATAAGCGCACAATTCGAATCCTTAAAAACAAGACCGAAATTTGA
- a CDS encoding SRPBCC family protein: MSESNDAANRTLTLERTFNAPISLVWEAWTKPEHIAQWWGPEGMETKVNKHDFRVGGEWEYAMTMPDGNVFIAEGIYTAIVEMEKICSTADFKPMTEGVEIQAYFEADGEQTKFTFKCVHATEEYCKQQEEMGFYNGWGSVFNRLADFVVAR, translated from the coding sequence ATGAGTGAATCAAACGATGCTGCCAACCGCACACTAACCCTTGAACGTACATTTAACGCCCCGATCTCTTTGGTCTGGGAAGCCTGGACCAAACCAGAGCATATCGCTCAGTGGTGGGGCCCAGAAGGTATGGAAACCAAAGTGAACAAACACGACTTTCGAGTGGGAGGCGAATGGGAATACGCCATGACCATGCCTGATGGCAATGTATTTATCGCTGAAGGAATCTATACTGCAATCGTTGAAATGGAGAAGATCTGCTCAACCGCAGACTTCAAACCCATGACTGAAGGAGTGGAAATACAAGCCTACTTTGAAGCCGATGGCGAACAAACCAAATTCACCTTCAAATGTGTACATGCCACAGAAGAATATTGCAAACAGCAAGAGGAAATGGGCTTCTACAATGGCTGGGGATCTGTATTCAACAGGTTAGCAGATTTTGTAGTAGCCAGGTAA